CCTCACAAGGTGAAGTTCCTTTTATTTAATGGAACAAAAGTAAGCTATTTATTTTATAATTTATGCTAGTTTCTCTTCCTAATTCCATCAAACATTATTTGCAGATGTTGTGGTGATGATTTCAATTGCACTTCTTGTTGTGCTGTATAGTCTACAGAGATATGCCACTAGCAAAATAGGATTTATAGTTGGCCCTTGTTTGCTGATATGGTTTTGCTGCCTTGGAGGAATTGGCATATGCAATCTCAGTAGATATGGATCGGGAGCTTTTAAGGCGTTTAATCCTCTATACATTTTTTATTATTTTGGGAGGAATCCCTTTCAGGCCTGGCTCTCCCTTGCTGGTTGTCTTTTGTGTGCAACAGGTAAAAGTCAGTTTACCTCTAATCAGTTAGTACCATTTGATTTGCTACACAACCTTATGTTCTTACTGTCAAAGTGCACCTCTTTCTTTTGATTTCCGTTGTGTACATTGCTGGTGCGCTTTAACTTTGAGACAATTTTTACGATGTATTTctggaaggggagccttggcgcagcggtaaagctgttgccttccccggaccctgcgcaagcgggcgCTACATGCACCCGGCTGCCCTTTTTTATTTAGATTGTCTGTTGTCTCACAGTGCAGTCTGTTGGTTCAGAACTTTTTTTTAAGTGTCTTGGTAAAAAAAGGAAACTGATTTGTTTACCAACTATACTGCAGGATCTGAGGCTATCTTTTCAAATCTTTGCCACTTTCCTGTACGATTTGTTCAGGTATTATCATTAGTTTATGGAAGTGTTACTTCTATTTTGAACTTTATGCAGATGATGTTCTATATATACCTAACATTTCTTATAAACTCTTAGTCATTCAAACTCAGCattatttttatataaaatttcggATCTGCTTAATGTATCCACTACTCACCTACTCTTGATTATATTTATATCCAGCATGTTTTTCCTTTGCAGTTTATgtttgttcttcttgttcttccttgcCTTGTCTTGGCCTATTTAGGACAAGCTGCTTTCCTCATTGCAAACGAAAAGACTCCTGAACATATCTTCTTTGCATCTATTCCAGGTAAGTTGGATGTGGCTGAATATGCCTGTGCTTTTCATTTTCTTATGAATGAACCCCATCAGCAGTTCTTCCATATGTGATGTGAATATTCTATTTACGATTACTGACTTGTTACACTGTATTCTCTATGCAGGGAATGCTTTCTGGCCTGTTTTCTTGCTTGCTAATTTAGCTGCACTGATTGCCAGTAGGACAATGACGATTGCTATATTCCAATGCCTAAAGCAGTCCATATCACTTGGTTGCTTTCCTCGGCTCAAAATTGTCCATACATCTCGAAAATTTATGGCTAAGATATACATTCCAGTCGTAAACTGGTTTCTGCTGGCTTCCTGTTTGGGCTTTATTCTGCTCTTCCGAAGCACATCTGATGTTGGGAATGCATATGGTAATAGTATTGCACTGGATATGCTATTATTTTTAACTCCTGTTTAAGCAATATGCTGTAATGCTTCAGTATTCTGCACTCTTACACTGTTCCATCTTGAACAGCCATAGCTGAACTTGGGGTGATGATAATGGCCACGGTCTATGTTACACTCATAATGCTTCTAATATGGGAAACCAATATTATTAAGGTCATCTCATTCCTTATCACATTCCTATCCTTGGAGCTGATTTTCTTCTCATCAGCTCTGAGTAGTGTTGGGGATGGAGGTTGGGCACTGTTGGTCTTTGCATCTGGTCTTGTCATGATTATGTTCATCTGGAACTACGGAACCAAACTGAAGTATGACAGTGAACTCAAACAGAAGCTTTCAAAAGATCTAATGAGAAAACTGGGGCCCAACCTTGGCACAATGAGAGCGCCTGGACTAGGCTTGGTGTACAGTGAGATAGTGACAGGAGTTCCTGCAATTTTTGGTCATTTTCTGACCGCCCTCCCTGCTATCCACTCAATAATCGTATTCGTGTGCGTCAGGAATGTGCCAGTGCCTGCGGTTCCCCAAAGTGAAAGGTTTCTTTTCCAGCGTGTTTGTACAAGGGGCTATCACATGTTTCGCTGTATTGCCAGGTATGTACATGGACTCTAGTTTAGGTCTATCTGAATTACAGGCACTGTTGTTTATTGCTATGCCTTTAATCCCCCCCTCCAATAGTGGTAATAGGTTTTAGCACTACCAAATGCAGGGTATGAATGCGATTTTCTCCATTCATGCCATTTTCGCCCATTACTACTGAAAATATCACACAGCCAGTTAGTGGTCCTACTAGCTCGAAATGGTAGGTTCCATATTATGCTCAACTCTCGTACAACCGCAAATAATACAGAAAATGTATAAACCAAAATGAAATAAGAAATGCCAAATCAGAATAGTCCAATAACT
This region of Triticum aestivum cultivar Chinese Spring chromosome 2D, IWGSC CS RefSeq v2.1, whole genome shotgun sequence genomic DNA includes:
- the LOC123054341 gene encoding probable potassium transporter 15 isoform X2, whose product is MSSFRLKLPTDELERSIKVKEKLESSLMMKKLLLGLVLFGTAMFISNGVITPAMSVLSAVSGLKVGIPKASQDVVVMISIALLVVLYSLQRYATSKIGFIVGPCLLIWFCCLGGIGICNLSRYGSGAFKAFNPLYIFYYFGRNPFQAWLSLAGCLLCATGSEAIFSNLCHFPVRFVQFMFVLLVLPCLVLAYLGQAAFLIANEKTPEHIFFASIPGNAFWPVFLLANLAALIASRTMTIAIFQCLKQSISLGCFPRLKIVHTSRKFMAKIYIPVVNWFLLASCLGFILLFRSTSDVGNAYAIAELGVMIMATVYVTLIMLLIWETNIIKVISFLITFLSLELIFFSSALSSVGDGGWALLVFASGLVMIMFIWNYGTKLKYDSELKQKLSKDLMRKLGPNLGTMRAPGLGLVYSEIVTGVPAIFGHFLTALPAIHSIIVFVCVRNVPVPAVPQSERFLFQRVCTRGYHMFRCIARYGYKDKKQEHHNTFERLLIEGLEKFIQREAVELSLQSEDDVDSDEEPSTPGQIITAPNGSLYSLDAPLLVDFTPSVDTIPETPSCSTPQDPSLDYTQNLELELAFIKQAKESGAVYLIDNPIVKARKDSWFFKKLIINYFFAFLRNNCRRAIVSMSIPHSNLLQVRLTSYV